One segment of Nostoc flagelliforme CCNUN1 DNA contains the following:
- a CDS encoding MIP/aquaporin family protein, whose amino-acid sequence MKLQKSLTHCWREALAEGIGTFILVFAGTGAVMVNSISGGSVTHIGISFVFGAVVTALIYGIGHLSGAHFNPAVTLAFWTSGFFPKRRVLPYILAQLLGALAASALLLISLGRVANLGATLPLKGNWLQSLVLEFVLTFILMFVILGSGLDRRAHIGFAGLAIGLTVGMEAAFMGPITGASMNPARSLGPALVGGIWQHHWVYWVAPILGAQLAVIVYRQLSNGFRDFQE is encoded by the coding sequence GTGAAATTACAAAAATCGCTGACGCATTGCTGGCGAGAGGCTTTAGCAGAAGGAATTGGCACCTTTATTTTAGTGTTTGCCGGGACTGGTGCAGTCATGGTGAACTCGATTAGTGGTGGCAGTGTAACGCATATTGGTATCAGTTTTGTATTTGGTGCAGTCGTTACTGCGTTAATTTACGGTATTGGCCATCTGAGCGGCGCACACTTCAATCCTGCGGTGACTTTGGCATTTTGGACGAGTGGTTTTTTTCCAAAACGGCGAGTATTGCCGTATATTTTGGCACAATTATTGGGTGCGCTCGCAGCTTCAGCTTTACTACTAATTAGTTTGGGGCGAGTTGCGAATTTAGGGGCGACTCTACCACTGAAGGGGAATTGGTTGCAATCTTTGGTGTTAGAGTTCGTTCTCACCTTTATTTTGATGTTTGTAATTTTGGGTTCTGGATTAGATCGCCGCGCCCATATTGGCTTTGCTGGGTTAGCGATCGGGTTGACGGTAGGGATGGAAGCAGCATTTATGGGGCCAATTACAGGTGCAAGTATGAATCCGGCGCGTTCTTTAGGCCCGGCTTTGGTGGGAGGAATTTGGCAGCATCATTGGGTTTATTGGGTTGCACCTATTTTAGGAGCGCAATTAGCAGTAATAGTATATCGGCAACTTTCCAACGGATTTCGTGATTTCCAAGAATAA
- a CDS encoding GNAT family N-acetyltransferase yields MKLRIYEIADTEEIMKLFYDTVHEVNIHDYTQEQVDAWAPANMDIDVWIKGLGSKFTYVAEEQGKIVGFGELEANGHIDRFYCHKDFQRKGIAKKILEQLESKARSLKIEKLFVEASITAKPFFESQNFIVVKQQEVERRGQILRNFIMEKSI; encoded by the coding sequence ATGAAATTAAGAATATACGAAATAGCTGATACCGAAGAAATTATGAAATTGTTCTACGACACTGTTCATGAAGTGAATATTCACGATTACACACAAGAACAAGTAGATGCTTGGGCACCAGCAAATATGGATATTGACGTTTGGATTAAAGGTTTAGGAAGTAAGTTTACTTATGTAGCAGAGGAACAGGGTAAAATTGTTGGTTTTGGGGAATTAGAGGCTAATGGACATATTGACCGTTTTTACTGTCATAAAGATTTTCAAAGAAAAGGGATTGCTAAGAAAATTTTAGAACAGCTTGAATCAAAAGCAAGGTCTTTGAAGATTGAAAAGTTATTTGTAGAAGCTAGTATTACAGCTAAACCTTTTTTTGAAAGCCAGAACTTTATTGTTGTGAAACAGCAAGAGGTAGAACGTAGAGGGCAAATACTGAGAAATTTTATTATGGAAAAATCAATTTAA
- a CDS encoding 1-acyl-sn-glycerol-3-phosphate acyltransferase: protein MVNQHSENLLKTQLENAPVEDYIFNWFDWFCLWYPPGWLIIFNRHWQHYHTDSDGWNWFEYGLFLIPGGFYLALLSRWLRLGFRSPRTEVSEFDPKYQQAFGKEVLAPIVKYYFRGELQQVENLPQTGPLIVAMNHAGMSFPWDFLALGYLLSEARGWVVQPVANSALFEHPWMIWWLPPKWSQVLGGVRAELDDYEAVTAQGKIVLYAPEGIRGPRKGWRRRYQLEKFDVSFVKLSDRYQIPILPVVCIGSESLHPWAVNVKKLQRLVKLPFLPISPLMLALILFPSMGVWAMRTRLHYFIQPLEPAELHNYSNKGHKVIYRQAQQLREKLQIKINQLLK from the coding sequence TTGGTTAATCAACACTCTGAAAACCTCCTAAAGACTCAACTAGAAAATGCACCAGTTGAAGACTATATATTTAACTGGTTTGATTGGTTTTGTCTTTGGTATCCTCCAGGCTGGCTAATTATATTTAACCGTCATTGGCAGCACTATCATACCGATTCAGATGGTTGGAATTGGTTTGAATATGGATTATTTTTAATTCCTGGCGGATTTTATCTGGCGCTGTTGAGTCGTTGGTTGCGCCTTGGTTTTCGTTCACCCCGAACAGAAGTTAGTGAATTTGATCCCAAATATCAACAAGCTTTTGGCAAAGAAGTTCTCGCCCCCATCGTCAAATACTATTTTCGTGGAGAATTACAACAAGTCGAAAACTTGCCGCAAACAGGGCCATTGATTGTGGCAATGAACCACGCAGGGATGAGTTTTCCTTGGGATTTCTTGGCCTTGGGTTATCTATTAAGTGAAGCTAGAGGATGGGTGGTACAACCCGTAGCAAATTCAGCATTATTTGAGCATCCTTGGATGATTTGGTGGCTACCACCTAAATGGTCGCAGGTTTTGGGTGGTGTGCGAGCCGAATTAGATGATTATGAAGCAGTTACCGCCCAAGGTAAAATTGTCTTATATGCACCCGAAGGTATCCGCGGCCCTCGGAAAGGTTGGAGGAGACGCTATCAACTAGAAAAGTTTGATGTGAGTTTTGTTAAGTTGAGCGATCGCTATCAAATTCCTATTCTGCCAGTAGTTTGCATCGGTAGTGAATCTTTACATCCTTGGGCTGTTAATGTCAAAAAATTACAACGACTAGTCAAATTACCATTTTTGCCTATCTCGCCTTTAATGCTTGCCTTAATTCTGTTTCCTTCAATGGGAGTTTGGGCAATGAGAACTCGCCTGCATTACTTTATTCAGCCTTTGGAACCAGCAGAATTGCACAACTATTCAAACAAAGGGCATAAAGTAATTTATCGGCAGGCACAACAATTACGAGAAAAACTGCAAATTAAAATTAATCAGTTATTGAAATAA
- a CDS encoding aspartate aminotransferase, whose translation MSLNWIVPAERIQKLPPYVFARLDELKAKAREQGLDLIDLGMGNPDGATPAPVVEAAIAALKDPANHGYPPFEGTASFRRAITNWYDRRYGVVLDPDSEALPLLGSKEGLTHLALAYVNPGDLVLVPSPAYPAHFRGPAIAGGKIHSLILKPENDWLIDLAAIPDEVARQAKILYFNYPSNPTAATAPREFFEEIVAFARKYEILLVHDLCYAELAFDGYQPTSLLEIPGAKEIGVEFHTLSKTYNMAGWRVGFVVGNRHVIQGLRTLKTNLDYGIFAALQTAAETALQLPDVYLHEVQQRYRTRRDFLIQGLGELGWDIPKTKATMYLWVKCPVGMGSTDFALNVLQQTGVVLTPGNAFGVAGEGYVRISLIADCDRLGEALHRFKQAGIRYQPEAVVSASQ comes from the coding sequence ATGAGTTTAAATTGGATTGTCCCAGCAGAACGTATACAAAAACTACCGCCCTATGTATTTGCCCGTTTAGATGAACTAAAAGCTAAAGCGCGGGAACAAGGGTTAGATTTAATTGATTTGGGTATGGGAAACCCCGATGGTGCAACGCCAGCACCAGTTGTAGAAGCTGCGATCGCAGCCTTGAAAGATCCCGCCAATCACGGTTATCCTCCTTTTGAAGGCACTGCTAGTTTCCGCCGGGCGATCACCAACTGGTATGATCGCCGTTATGGTGTGGTTCTCGATCCTGATAGCGAAGCTTTACCGCTACTCGGTTCTAAAGAAGGTTTAACTCATTTAGCACTTGCCTACGTTAACCCTGGCGATTTAGTTCTAGTTCCTTCCCCAGCTTATCCTGCACATTTTCGGGGGCCAGCGATCGCAGGCGGGAAAATTCACAGCTTGATCCTCAAACCAGAAAATGACTGGTTAATTGATTTAGCTGCAATTCCTGACGAGGTTGCAAGACAAGCCAAAATTCTCTATTTCAACTATCCCAGCAATCCCACTGCTGCCACAGCACCCCGCGAATTTTTTGAAGAAATCGTCGCCTTCGCCCGCAAATATGAAATTTTGCTGGTGCATGATTTGTGCTATGCCGAGTTAGCTTTTGATGGTTATCAACCCACTAGCTTGCTAGAAATTCCCGGCGCGAAAGAAATTGGTGTAGAATTTCACACCTTATCTAAAACCTACAATATGGCTGGTTGGCGTGTTGGGTTTGTGGTGGGTAATCGCCATGTAATTCAAGGTTTACGGACGTTGAAAACTAACTTGGATTACGGCATTTTTGCAGCATTACAAACAGCAGCCGAAACCGCTTTGCAACTGCCAGATGTGTATTTACATGAAGTACAACAACGCTACCGTACCCGCCGCGATTTCCTGATTCAAGGGTTAGGAGAGTTGGGTTGGGATATCCCCAAAACCAAGGCGACTATGTATCTTTGGGTGAAGTGTCCTGTGGGTATGGGTTCCACGGACTTTGCCTTGAATGTGTTACAGCAAACTGGCGTTGTTCTTACCCCAGGTAATGCCTTTGGGGTTGCAGGTGAAGGTTATGTCAGGATCAGCTTGATTGCCGACTGCGATCGCTTGGGTGAAGCTTTACATCGCTTTAAGCAAGCTGGTATCCGCTATCAACCTGAAGCAGTAGTCTCTGCTTCACAATAA
- a CDS encoding helix-turn-helix domain-containing protein — translation MELGKSLKISDLIRELRQQLDLSQEKFAAKLGVSLRTVNRWENGSTVPSQMALKLIEEMLHKMGEPGKRLLNEYLLKAEQREDS, via the coding sequence ATGGAACTAGGAAAGTCACTAAAAATTTCAGATTTAATCCGTGAACTTCGGCAGCAGCTCGATCTATCTCAGGAAAAGTTTGCAGCCAAGTTGGGAGTCTCCCTGCGAACAGTTAATCGCTGGGAGAACGGATCTACAGTGCCTTCACAGATGGCACTAAAGCTAATTGAAGAAATGTTACACAAGATGGGCGAACCAGGCAAAAGACTACTGAACGAGTATCTCCTAAAGGCGGAGCAACGGGAGGACTCTTAA
- a CDS encoding PAS domain-containing protein: MMVKVLEKILMMRSWLLTYSVMVLAVMAALLLTRLLLPVFDPSVFTLFYAAVAISAWYGGMGLGVLAIALSVATALYFLIEPVYSFDFLSPNVLVRLTTFSLVSFLITALSSELRTARRKAETSLKLLQNSEMRFSRLAQSNIIGVIVTDMNNGSIIEANDAFLKMVGYTREDFAANQMNWREITPHEYLLLSERSVEELRTTGVCKPFEKEYICKNGDRIPVLIGSVLVRDTQEKVIGFVVDLSEQQAALRERKQVEQTLREKEERLRLANERFELASAAVNCLIYDWNIEQDTVERTDGLTRILGYSLDIAQPTGNWWRELVHPEDLQRVEEDAAIALANGDRYAAEYRIRNQDKQYIYVLDQGIVVQRDGDGKPVRLVGSTTDISERKQAEKAVQASEERRQIVLNDVLHSTHPNADILIALGITAYAGQPLIAQGKLLGVLSFASSTRTRFTSGEIALLQATSDQVAVALERAQLMDSLQQQKEQLVQANRIKDEFLAVLSHELRTPLNPILGWSKLLQTKKYDEATTTRALQTIERNAKLQTQLIEDLLDVSRILQGKLSLNIAPVNLETAIASAIETVRLAAQAKSINLRFTILDFPAERYANGYAQSNDFGLENSHRNLESIDFNNQPDNLKSQIQVALPASQRCDPKFLVTGDSGRLQQVIWNLLSNAIKFTPQGGQVEISLQSVGSQAQLRVSDTGKGISPDFLPFVFEYFRQADSATTRKFGGLGLGLAIVRHIVELHGGTVKAESLGEEQGATFTVMLPLINIHLNSHQIDRQPDNSPDLNGVKVLLVDDERDTRELIAFILEQSGAVVTQTASAMEALRIMPEFQPNLLLSDIGMPEVDGYMLMRQIRAMSQEMGGTIPAIALTAYAAEADYQQAIAAGFGQHITKPVEPTKLLQAIANLICNCSNLKTNIMSA; encoded by the coding sequence ATGATGGTCAAAGTACTCGAAAAAATTTTGATGATGCGCTCTTGGTTACTAACATACAGCGTGATGGTTCTGGCGGTCATGGCGGCACTGCTGCTGACGCGACTGTTGTTGCCAGTTTTCGATCCGAGCGTATTTACACTATTTTATGCTGCCGTGGCAATTAGTGCCTGGTATGGTGGCATGGGACTTGGAGTACTAGCGATCGCTCTTTCTGTTGCAACTGCGCTCTATTTTTTGATCGAGCCAGTCTACTCCTTCGATTTCCTCAGCCCGAATGTCTTGGTAAGATTAACCACGTTCTCACTAGTATCCTTCTTAATTACCGCCCTCTCTTCAGAGTTGCGAACTGCCAGACGTAAAGCAGAGACAAGCCTAAAGTTGTTGCAAAATAGCGAAATGCGGTTTAGCCGACTGGCACAATCCAACATCATTGGAGTTATCGTAACTGATATGAACAACGGCTCGATCATAGAAGCCAATGATGCTTTTTTGAAGATGGTCGGCTATACGCGAGAAGATTTTGCCGCTAATCAAATGAACTGGCGTGAGATTACCCCACACGAGTATCTTCTTTTAAGTGAACGTTCAGTAGAAGAACTTAGAACGACCGGAGTATGTAAACCCTTTGAGAAGGAATACATCTGCAAAAATGGCGATCGCATTCCCGTTTTGATTGGTTCTGTCCTCGTGCGAGATACTCAAGAAAAGGTCATTGGCTTCGTTGTTGATTTGAGCGAACAGCAAGCTGCGCTACGCGAACGCAAGCAAGTAGAACAAACTTTGCGGGAGAAAGAGGAACGCCTGAGATTAGCTAACGAGCGTTTTGAGTTAGCATCTGCTGCGGTCAACTGTCTCATTTATGACTGGAATATAGAGCAGGATACCGTTGAAAGAACCGATGGCTTAACCCGAATTTTGGGCTATTCCCTCGATATTGCCCAACCAACTGGTAATTGGTGGCGTGAGCTTGTCCATCCAGAGGATTTGCAACGTGTAGAAGAAGATGCGGCGATCGCTTTGGCAAATGGCGATCGCTATGCTGCCGAGTATCGCATTCGTAACCAGGATAAGCAGTACATCTACGTACTGGATCAGGGAATAGTGGTGCAACGCGATGGTGATGGAAAACCAGTCCGCTTAGTTGGCAGCACCACAGATATCAGCGAACGCAAGCAAGCAGAGAAGGCAGTCCAAGCAAGTGAAGAACGCCGTCAAATCGTCCTCAATGACGTGCTGCACTCTACTCATCCAAATGCCGACATCCTTATTGCTTTGGGAATCACAGCTTATGCAGGTCAACCGTTAATTGCTCAGGGAAAGCTGCTTGGTGTCCTCTCCTTTGCCAGTTCCACCCGTACCCGCTTCACTTCTGGGGAAATTGCACTGCTGCAAGCAACTTCCGATCAGGTTGCGGTTGCTCTGGAACGCGCCCAGTTGATGGATTCCTTACAGCAGCAAAAAGAGCAATTAGTCCAAGCTAATCGGATCAAAGATGAATTTTTGGCGGTTCTTTCCCACGAACTTCGCACACCGCTAAACCCGATCCTGGGATGGTCGAAGTTACTGCAAACTAAAAAGTATGATGAAGCAACCACCACTCGCGCTCTCCAAACCATTGAGCGCAATGCCAAGCTTCAGACTCAACTAATTGAAGATTTGTTGGATGTCTCTCGCATTTTGCAAGGTAAACTCAGTCTGAATATTGCTCCTGTGAATCTAGAAACTGCGATCGCATCTGCAATAGAAACTGTACGTCTAGCCGCCCAAGCCAAATCTATCAATTTGCGATTTACTATTTTAGACTTTCCTGCGGAACGCTACGCGAACGGTTACGCTCAGTCGAACGATTTTGGATTAGAAAATTCTCACAGAAATTTAGAATCTATCGATTTTAACAACCAACCTGACAATCTAAAATCCCAAATCCAAGTTGCGCTTCCAGCGTCCCAAAGGTGCGATCCAAAATTCCTAGTAACTGGTGATTCCGGTCGCTTGCAGCAAGTTATCTGGAATCTACTTTCCAATGCTATTAAGTTTACGCCCCAAGGTGGACAGGTAGAAATCAGTTTACAGTCTGTTGGTTCTCAGGCTCAACTTCGGGTCAGTGATACAGGTAAGGGAATTAGCCCCGATTTTTTACCATTCGTATTTGAATACTTCCGACAAGCTGATAGCGCAACTACCAGGAAATTTGGCGGACTAGGATTAGGATTAGCTATTGTTCGTCACATCGTAGAGCTACATGGCGGCACAGTTAAGGCTGAAAGTTTGGGCGAAGAACAGGGAGCAACTTTTACAGTCATGTTACCTTTAATAAACATTCATCTCAATAGCCATCAAATTGATAGACAACCTGATAATTCGCCTGATCTAAATGGGGTGAAAGTTCTACTTGTGGATGATGAGCGTGATACGCGAGAGTTAATTGCTTTCATTCTGGAGCAGTCTGGTGCGGTAGTAACTCAGACCGCATCTGCTATGGAAGCACTACGAATTATGCCTGAGTTCCAGCCAAATCTGCTGTTAAGCGACATTGGAATGCCGGAAGTAGACGGCTATATGCTGATGCGTCAAATCAGAGCCATGTCACAAGAGATGGGAGGGACAATTCCAGCGATCGCTCTTACCGCTTACGCAGCTGAGGCTGATTACCAACAGGCAATTGCCGCCGGATTTGGGCAGCATATCACCAAGCCTGTGGAACCAACTAAGTTACTTCAAGCGATCGCTAACCTGATTTGTAATTGTAGCAATCTGAAAACTAATATCATGTCCGCATAA